The following is a genomic window from Paenibacillus sp. FSL R5-0766.
CGGCCAAAATTTTACGGCCATTGCTCGTGCTCATTCTTTTCCGGAAACCATGAACTTTTTTACGTTTGCTAACGTTCGGTTTGAATGTAGGTCTCAATGTATTG
Proteins encoded in this region:
- the rpmH gene encoding 50S ribosomal protein L34, producing the protein MRPTFKPNVSKRKKVHGFRKRMSTSNGRKILAARRLKGRKNLSA